Proteins encoded in a region of the Streptomyces sp. NBC_00513 genome:
- a CDS encoding DUF6225 family protein — translation MADTFEHTPQVWTAGRLRSVLAGLPDDTPIHVGVADAPGDFDAYGEFVLVDAEPVEVDLADLTDLNDPSYSADSSDSGLSRGDTAPEVRFTLFADAKAGVYHLDVD, via the coding sequence ATGGCAGACACGTTCGAGCACACACCTCAGGTCTGGACCGCCGGGCGCCTCCGGTCCGTCCTCGCGGGACTCCCCGACGACACCCCGATCCACGTCGGCGTGGCGGACGCGCCGGGCGACTTCGACGCCTACGGCGAGTTCGTCCTGGTCGACGCCGAACCCGTGGAGGTCGACCTCGCGGACCTCACGGACCTCAACGACCCCTCGTACTCCGCCGACTCCTCGGACTCGGGCCTCTCCCGGGGCGACACGGCCCCCGAGGTGCGGTTCACCCTCTTCGCCGACGCCAAGGCGGGCGTGTACCACCTCGACGTGGACTGA
- a CDS encoding serine hydrolase, translating into MRRTRTVLLALAGLLAAVVPAGTAASVSTAPAPRGCAASPGPAQGRARQVLDIAERARREFDLNSVILRVTSGDEDVLTTALGESMTGVPARPSMHFRTGSVGIVYMATVLLQLVEQGKVALDDPVSRWLPDLPHGSEITLRMLGASTSGLHDYVTDPKFLAALEAAPFREWTANDVNDYATSQPLLYKPGTNWSYSHANFQLLGAALEKISGMPLQRLLTERVFGPLGLSQTGNQYTPEIPAAVLHAFTSERGRYEESTFWNPSWTTARGAVLTGDICDLARSARGIGTGELLSAQSFKTQLDPGTIGLGRATADCPATVCLTNTPATHFGFGVLVINGWILTNPSFSGYAAIQAYLPADRLSIAVSTTKGPKSPEGNQAEKIAERIAAVLTPEHPLKAN; encoded by the coding sequence ATGAGGCGTACTCGGACGGTACTGCTCGCCCTCGCCGGCCTGCTCGCCGCGGTCGTTCCGGCCGGGACCGCCGCGTCGGTCTCCACCGCTCCGGCGCCGCGAGGCTGCGCCGCCTCGCCGGGCCCCGCCCAGGGCCGGGCGAGGCAGGTCCTCGACATCGCCGAGCGGGCACGGCGGGAGTTCGATCTGAACTCGGTGATCCTGCGCGTCACCTCCGGCGACGAGGACGTGCTCACCACGGCCCTCGGCGAGTCGATGACGGGCGTCCCCGCCCGACCGTCGATGCACTTCCGCACGGGATCCGTGGGCATCGTCTACATGGCGACCGTCCTGCTCCAGCTCGTCGAGCAGGGCAAAGTCGCACTGGACGATCCGGTCTCCCGGTGGTTGCCCGACCTGCCGCACGGTTCGGAGATCACCCTGCGGATGCTCGGCGCCTCCACGTCGGGCCTCCACGACTACGTCACCGACCCGAAGTTCCTCGCCGCCCTCGAAGCCGCCCCCTTCCGCGAGTGGACCGCGAACGACGTGAACGACTACGCCACCTCGCAGCCGCTCCTCTACAAGCCCGGCACCAACTGGAGCTACTCGCACGCCAACTTCCAACTGCTCGGCGCGGCACTGGAGAAGATCAGCGGCATGCCGTTGCAGCGCCTGCTCACCGAACGCGTCTTCGGCCCGCTCGGCCTGAGCCAGACCGGCAACCAGTACACCCCGGAGATCCCGGCCGCCGTACTGCACGCCTTCACCTCGGAGCGCGGCAGGTACGAGGAATCCACCTTCTGGAACCCGTCGTGGACCACGGCCCGCGGCGCCGTCCTCACCGGCGACATCTGCGACCTGGCCCGTTCGGCCCGGGGCATCGGCACCGGTGAGTTGCTGTCCGCGCAGTCCTTCAAGACCCAGCTCGACCCGGGCACGATCGGCCTGGGCCGCGCCACGGCCGACTGCCCGGCCACGGTCTGCCTGACGAACACCCCCGCCACGCACTTCGGATTCGGCGTCCTGGTCATCAACGGCTGGATCCTGACGAACCCGTCCTTCTCGGGATACGCGGCGATCCAGGCCTACCTGCCGGCCGACCGCCTCTCCATCGCGGTCTCGACCACGAAGGGACCCAAGAGCCCCGAGGGCAACCAGGCCGAGAAGATCGCCGAGCGCATCGCCGCGGTTCTCACTCCCGAACACCCCCTCAAGGCCAATTGA